From Pararge aegeria chromosome 9, ilParAegt1.1, whole genome shotgun sequence, the proteins below share one genomic window:
- the LOC120626335 gene encoding bolA-like protein DDB_G0274169 isoform X2, translated as MQLLTRLGSLSRQMSSATGVIANSIRNKLQNALQAKHMEVINESYMHNVPKGAETHFKVVVVSDLFDGLALIKRHRMVNDILKEELQNGVHALSIVAKTPQQWEVSDKVIESSPNCKGGFGK; from the exons atgcaGCTTTTAACTCGTCTAG GTAGCCTTTCAAGACAAATGAGTTCTGCAACAGGAGTTATAGCAAATTCAATACGAAATAAACTACAGAATGCGTTACAGGCGAAGCATATGGAAGTCATAAATGAGTCTTACATGCACAATGTACCTAAAGGCGCGGAAACTCATTTTAAAGTTGTGGTAGTGTCCGATCTGTTCGATGGACTAGCCCTAATCAAG AGACATCGAATGGTGAATGACATACTGAAGGAAGAATTACAAAATGGAGTTCACGCCTTGTCCATAGTGGCTAAGACCCCCCAACAGTGGGAGGTCAGCGACAAGGTTATCGAGAGCAGTCCCAATTGTAAGGGGGGTTTCGGTAAATAG
- the LOC120626335 gene encoding myb/SANT-like DNA-binding domain-containing protein 3 isoform X1, with protein sequence MDMDIYGEDMDLKTNAKCLKKLPFTSAERELIVELVRERPIIEDKRTHVKNIELKREAWQELAEVFNSQPFVSQRSALQLKRCWENIKSIRKKELSQKRNMSSHDSQSEGDTKIEPEVVQPRKKWCSINSQLQHDQVLHDLKCTREMIVIEREKNLLEFEKESHRLQIEKLKLEIDILTKKNS encoded by the exons ATGGATATGGATATTTATGGAGAGGATATGGATTTGAAGACCAACGCCAAATG TTTGAAGAAGCTGCCCTTTACATCTGCAGAAAGGGAGCTGATAGTTGAATTAGTAAGAGAGCGACCAATAATTGAAGACAAAAGAACACATGTGAAAAACATTGAACTCAAACGAGAGGCCTGGCAAGAATTGGCAGAAGTGTTCAACAGTCAGCCATTTGTTTCTCAGAGATCTGCTTTACAATTGAAGAGGTGCTGGGAAAACATAAAATCAATTAGGAAAAAGGAGCTCTCCCAGAAGAGGAATATGAGCTCACATGATAGTCAATCTGAAG GTGACACTAAAATAGAACCAGAGGTGGTGCAGCCCCGTAAGAAATGGTGCTCTATAAATAGTCAACTGCAACATGACCAGGTTTTACACGACTTAAAGTGCACCAGAGAAATGATAGTTATCGAGCGGGAGAAGAATTTATTAGAATTTGAAAAGGAAAGCCACAGATTACAAATTGAAAAACTTAAACTGGAAATAGatattttaacaaagaaaaactcttga